CCAATTCATCTCTTTACGTCTGAAGTTGTAACCTCACTTGTGTTTACACCGGAACGACGGCACATCTTCCTTCTTCACCTGTGCCACGTTTTTGTTTAGCTCGTGGCCGCAGGGTAATCGAAGGGCAGCGGGATGACGTCGGCGGTGAGGAGGTTGGCGTGGCGGAAGCCGTAGTCACGGAGCACCTGGTCGTCGGCGAAGTGCAACGCCCTCTGCATCCCTTCCCAGCAGCTCTCCGCAGTGTACATCTTGTTGAGGTCTCCGCTGCATGGCTGGCACCCGGTGAAGTGTGTGATCAGCGGCCGCCGAAGCTTCTCCACCCCCATCATGCGCTTCTCCCGCATCCGCCCGTAGGCCCTGCTCGCCGGCTCCGCGTGCCTCCGCCGCATCCCTTCCTCCTGCCGCTCCACCGCCGCATACGCCCCCGCGAACTCCTCCAGCCGCCCCAGCGTCTTCAGCCAGTAGCTCTCTAATTCAAACTCGCTCTCGAGGTAGATCTTGTCGCCCCATCGCTCCTTCTGCTTCAGGAGGATGTAGACGAGCGCCGATTGGTCGTCCGATTCGTTATACAACTATTTAATTCAGCCCGCCGAGAATATTTACAAAATTTATTCCTTTttttctaattaaattaaattagaaatttgaATAATGAACATTGAATACCTTGTCGTTGAGCTCTTCCTTGAGGATCTTGCCCCATCTAGCGTAGTCGGGGGAAATAGGGCTCATGGAGGCCCACTCCGCCATGAAGTCGAGCGACCATTGGCAGTTGCGAATGAGGAAGACGCCGGCGTTGAGGCTGACCCAGCTACGCTTCTCGTAGACAAGGTGGGCCCAGCCATGCAGCACCATGTTATGGAACCGGTAGCGGCCCATCGGCAGCTCCGAGTCCATGTCCGTGAAGGCCGCATCGGAGTCGACCCACCAGACCCACTCAGCCTCCGGGTGGGCCAGCATGGCCGCCCGGATCGCAGGAATTTTGGCCCAGTAGGAGCCCATCTTCGGGTGGAGCAGCGCCGTGTTGTAGAACAACTCGATGCCATGGCGGCGGCAGTAGTCGGCCTTGTTCTTGAACAGGCGCAGCAAGAGGTGGTCCCCCACCGGATTGCGGCACGGGCCCGGCTGGGACCCGCTCACCATCAGGATCCGCTGGCCGTCGCCGGCGAGGTGGGGGTTCAGGCGGCGCCACTCCCGGCGCTTCGCGTCCCAGTCGGCGACCGGGCGGTCGATGGCGTAGGAGAGGGAGGGGTCGTCGTAGAAGGTGGCGTCCGGAAGGCGGCCGCGGTGCCTCGGCGGGACGCGGGAGCGAGAATCCACGACGGGGGAGGAGAAGTTGGATGAGTAAGTGGTATAGACGCCGTAGAAAACAACGAGGAGGGCGACGGCGGCGGCGAGAACGACGAGGACGCGAGAGAGGCAAGAGAAGGAGGCCTTGGAGGGGCGGCGAGTCGTAGCCACGGAAGACGCCCCCATGGCGGCTAGAGCATCAAACAGAAAGGCTTCAAGGCGTCCGGCCGTGACGGCGCCTGCACAGTTACGGCAGGTGATCGTCCATGCTCATCGACGCTTACCTCAATTCCCCTGCTTGCTCTGCTTGTGCTCGGAGAATCAAATGGACACCATTTCGCACAGTTGAGGATGAGGATGGTGGTGGTTTCCTCGCTTCCCATGTAGCACTGCGGTTGAGATGACGACTTAGGCGCCAGAGACGACGACGAAGGCAGGCGAGTTCAGGAAACGGACAGCGACGGGCTCAATTCGCGCCACTATTAACGGTCGACATGGTTCCACGAGGGATCAGTTGGGTGACGCATTGCGGGGATTGCGGAGAGAGTTGCTCCATGAAATGGGGTAAAGTGTGCGGCCTCATTTTATGATCCTGGTTAATTCGAAGACAATTAATTTTAATTGGAAGCAAAATACAGTCAGACTGTTTGGCTTTGCTCAGATCAAATTCTGACTTAATTTGAGGATAAGTCAAGCAGTTCAGAATGGTCAGTCTAacaatatttaataaattaaatgatttaataaatataacatatcaaattaatatttaaattgatatttaagaatataaatataaatttaattatttttaaaagaaaatgttaactgaaatttataatattataagttttttttttttttttaatgaaaccaTGACAGGGATTTATTACTTGCTGATCTGAATTCAGGTTATAACAAGAAAAAATGGATGAAAGAAAAATAATGCAATTTCTTTCGACTTTCTTTCAATCAAAATCAAATCATGTCATATGATTATTATGATGATGACACGATCAAATCACTAATTCACTCATTTTTAAGTTGTCACGATGATGCCACGATCAAATGATGATTACGACCGAATAGAGTATGTAATTGGTGACTATAATTACGGGATTGCCGTTAGACTTCATATACATCATAATTTACTCAAATTTATTCGGTTTGATTAAGTTCAGAAAACTTttagttaaaatattttaattagttATTTATCCGGTAATAAGTAAGGGCGATGACACGTGGAAAGTCAACGGTCAACACCATGAGTAACCGGCCGAGTGGACGTATGTGTGTCCGATTCTGTATTACAGCTCGGTCTAATGCTAAGCTTCCGACGCTAAGAAGACTCAAGCATGACTAGCAAGGAGGAACGAGGGCCGAGCGGCCGAGTGGCCACCCCCCTTGGTCGAACAAGGAGCGCAGCTTCGGCCCTGTAAATACGATTTCTTTGCTCGGCGAGACAGAACCGAGACAATAGGATGATTGGCCGAGCGGACATCCTGCTCGGTCCGGCCCTAGTGTCTCCTGAAAGGCACTAGCCGgacggtccctccgctcggcccgaTAAAGTACAAAGGAAGCAGTTGACGATATCTTCTTGGGGACCAGTGTCACCGACAGATGGCATGGTCGGCGGCATGGTCAGATAGAGAATCgtactgaagaagcttctactgtctcgtcagggatatgctcataCTATTGAGGTATGACGTCAAACACGCTTTTCTGGCACATCCATTCcaagtatgctttgaggagcgtgcacacgcctctggggagccctatataaggacccccagattttgacggaggtatgcttacttctttactgtagctacagttctcatttCCTCTTTGCTCTACTTTTTTCCGCCGGagatcttacttgagcgtcggagggccatcgctggggaacccctccccggctcggcgTTGTGCTTGTAGATCCACATCGGCTGGAGATCTACGCTTGCATAGTCTTCGACCAGTTaacgggagcgccacatcccaacGTCCATCGACTTAGCTTTCGAACAGGaacaaatttggcgtcgtctgtgggaacgcacctgaatccgagccaaggagatggaagaagctggacgtcagcACACTGTGACGCTCTCTCAAGAGGAGCACGACGCGCTCATTGACAATGAGtatttttgtgtattattttggctcttatacttagcattttataccttctcgtatacttaatattgtgtttatatcatgatttgcgagtaggatttattttggacttaaataTAAATTTCCTACAGTTATGAAATTTAATCGCAtgtttttatttttggttttgtaggaaattcaaagagccatggattagggtcgagccggatcaaatttggcttgatttggaggccAAATAaggaagatcaagctgaattaatgtagaccgttgatcaagatccagtgaGATCCTGCCCCTTCAGTCAGATCAAGTGATCCAACCCTTCATCATGATTTAAAGCGATCTGGATCGTTGATCGAGATCAAGGCATCCAAGGGTTCATCTaagaagtggagctccaattcaGATTTGATCCAAAAGTCTACTCTTCAAACCCATTCTTCAAGCCCGATTATAAAAGCCCAATTTCATCttcttattggatccggatccGGAACTCACTCAAACCTCTCAACCCAAAACCaaaacccgaacccttctcctCCTTACCTTCTCGCGATGCACAGTAGCAAAAACTCACCCCTTCTGTTCGCGTTTCTTTCTCCTCTTCCGCAGCTAGGGCACAGCACCTCCCCTctcctttctttctcttctctccgaCCGGCGACCCTGCTTCTTCCCTTACCTTTACTGTCGCCAGCgggtaggggtgagcattcggttaattcggtccataaattaaccgaattaaccgaaaaccGATTTAGTATTGGttaaccgaatcaaatcaaagtttgactaaaactgaattaaccgaattagctatttcagttaacaccgaattaactaaatttgtttaaaataataataaaaagaatttatacaaaattaatatcaaattaaccgaattaaccgaatgcttgCTCCTACCGGCCGGACCTCCACATCCCACCCTTCGTCTTCTTGATTTCAAATGGCAAGCGACGGCATCACTCTTCAAGGTGGCGTTTAGCTTCAGCAGTGATTCCGAAcatccacctcaccggaggggttctccggtgagatCCTTCACCTTCCGACTTCTCTGTCTTTCTGGGGTTGGGAtgggcagaggaagaagaaggcggcATAGCAGAAGGAGGTCCGGCGGTAGTCCATCATAGTCCAGCAACTTCCGTAGAAGGGGTTCTTCGGTGGAAGATTCATCTCATCCACACCGTTGTCGAAGTTTGCAGCAACCTACAGTGAGCTCCTGTCCACCGGTTTTGGGGGTTCCGAAGCCGGGTCCTCGTGTGATGGCGAGGCTAATCATTGGTATTGAAGAAGTTGTGTGGAATGTGGTTGAAGTTTTTAGTTTATTTTCtgttcattgttgatgtttgattGTGTTGAAGTTATTttattgaatgcttgtattgaatATGAATTTTCATGTTTAAATTGTGCTTACTAACCTTAATTAGTTACACGCCTAcaatgtgttcgatgaaatgcttcaaccaataATTATGTtcaatttgatgcattttagtttgtttaattcttgttttgtcttgttctttcaatttcattAAGTTCTAGTTCTTTATTTGGAtacaattaggatagattagtttaggtttcaTTAAGTGCTTTAGGGTTCATTAAATGCTTTGCTTTACTTTAtttcatattgtcttttattcctgCAATGGTAGTTAGGTTAGACTTAAtttttattacttgcattgtctttcatttactacattagttttcatttaatgc
The genomic region above belongs to Zingiber officinale cultivar Zhangliang chromosome 11A, Zo_v1.1, whole genome shotgun sequence and contains:
- the LOC122032001 gene encoding probable glycosyltransferase 7 produces the protein MGASSVATTRRPSKASFSCLSRVLVVLAAAVALLVVFYGVYTTYSSNFSSPVVDSRSRVPPRHRGRLPDATFYDDPSLSYAIDRPVADWDAKRREWRRLNPHLAGDGQRILMVSGSQPGPCRNPVGDHLLLRLFKNKADYCRRHGIELFYNTALLHPKMGSYWAKIPAIRAAMLAHPEAEWVWWVDSDAAFTDMDSELPMGRYRFHNMVLHGWAHLVYEKRSWVSLNAGVFLIRNCQWSLDFMAEWASMSPISPDYARWGKILKEELNDKLYNESDDQSALVYILLKQKERWGDKIYLESEFELESYWLKTLGRLEEFAGAYAAVERQEEGMRRRHAEPASRAYGRMREKRMMGVEKLRRPLITHFTGCQPCSGDLNKMYTAESCWEGMQRALHFADDQVLRDYGFRHANLLTADVIPLPFDYPAATS